Genomic segment of Candidatus Dependentiae bacterium:
GCTTTCATCTGCTATTGAAGGAATTCATACAACACTTCTTGATGTTTTTACTCAGCCTTTATCTGGAACAAAGCCCAACAAAGAAACTCAGCTCGTGCTTAACTATACCGAAGCTCTTGATATCGCACTTCATATCATGCAAGAGCAAGGAATTCCTCTTGCATCGCGCGTTATTTTGAGTGCTCACAAAGCATTAATGCGAGTAGGACAAGTAGATCAGGCCAGCCCTGGTCAATACCGTAAACAAGCGGTACGCGTTGGCAGCCTTGTACCACCGCCAGCTAATCAGATACCCAAGCTCATGGCTGACTTAGAAAACTATATGAACACTGAAAATAATGCATTACCCCCTCTGATTAGAGCTGGACTTGTGCATGTTCAATTTGAGACAATCCATCCATTTCTTGACGGTAATGGGCGCATTGGTCGCCTTTTAATTGTTCTTATGCTGATAGATCAAGGTCTTTTGAGTGCACCTATTCTATATCCATCGTACTATTTCAAAAAACATCATCTGTATTATTATCAGCATTTAGATGAAGTACGCACCCAAGGAGATTTTGAAGGTTGGATCAAATTTTATTTGCAAGCAATTGAGGCAAGCTGTACAGATGCTTATCAACGGGTAAAGGACATTGAGATTCTTGAACAAAATATTAAAAACTTGCTACAGTCCGCGACATTATCAACTCGGACGCATTGTGCTGCGG
This window contains:
- a CDS encoding Fic family protein, coding for MKRTTGTYQTLGNLSSFVPNPLPPANPDLNVSGLTELYGSAMLKLGQLNEIVNRLPNVQRFVKAYVIKEALLSSAIEGIHTTLLDVFTQPLSGTKPNKETQLVLNYTEALDIALHIMQEQGIPLASRVILSAHKALMRVGQVDQASPGQYRKQAVRVGSLVPPPANQIPKLMADLENYMNTENNALPPLIRAGLVHVQFETIHPFLDGNGRIGRLLIVLMLIDQGLLSAPILYPSYYFKKHHLYYYQHLDEVRTQGDFEGWIKFYLQAIEASCTDAYQRVKDIEILEQNIKNLLQSATLSTRTHCAAVEVLSLLFQFPIISVTELAQQLNKNYNTAQSFIKLFIKHGILFEITGHKRNKLYRFDAYLNLLEREYD